One Agelaius phoeniceus isolate bAgePho1 chromosome 6, bAgePho1.hap1, whole genome shotgun sequence DNA window includes the following coding sequences:
- the IVD gene encoding isovaleryl-CoA dehydrogenase, mitochondrial produces MAAAVLGRAAGGARRWRALAVPRRGSAGLAVDDTVNGLSAEQRQLRQTMTKFCQEHLAPKAQQIDQENEFKGMRDFWKKLGELGVLGITAPAEYGGSALGYLDHVLVMEEISRASASVGLSYGAHSNLCINQLVRNGNEAQKHKYLPKLISGEHIGALAMSEPNAGSDVVSMKLKADKKGDFFVLNGNKFWITNGPDADVLIVYAKTDMNAVPASQGITAFIVERGMPGFRTAQKLDKLGMRGSNTCELIFEDCKVPAENVLGTLSKGVYVLMSGLDLERLVLSGGPLGLMQAVLDHAIPYLHVREAFGQKIGHFQLMQGKMADMYTRLMACRQYVYNVAKACDQGHFNAKDCAGVILYSAECATQVALDGIQCLGGNGYINDYPMGRFLRDAKLYEIGAGTSEVRRLVIGRAFNATFK; encoded by the exons ATGGCGGCGGCGGTGCTGGGGcgcgcggcgggcggggcgcggcgATGGCGGGCGCTGGCGGTGCCGCGGCGCGGCAGCGCTGGGCTGGCGGTGGACGACACGGTGAACGGGCTGAGCGCCGAGCAGCGCCAG ctTAGACAGACCATGACAAAGTTCTGCCAAGAGCATTTGGCTCCAAAGGCCCAACAGATTGACCAGGAAAACGAATTCAAAGGCATGCGG GACTTTTGGAAGAAACTTGGAGAATTGGGAGTTCTGGGAATCACAGCCCCTG CGGAATAtggtggctctgccctggggtaCCTGGACCATGTGCTGGTGATGGAGGAGATCTCCCGAGCGTCAGCGTCCGTGGGGCTCAGTTATGGGGCCCACTCCAACCTGTGCATCAACCAGCTCGTGCGCAACGGCAACGAGGCCCAGAAGCACAAGTACCTGCCCAAG CTAATCAGCGGGGAGCACATTGGAGCCTTAGCCATGAGCGAGCCAAATGCTGGCTCTGATGTTGTGTCCATGAAGCTGAAAGCAGACAAGAAAG GAGACTTCTTTGTTTTGAATGGGAACAAATTCTGGATCACCAACGGGCCGGATGCGGATGTTCTCATCGTCTACGCTAAAACTGACATGAACGCTGTCCCGGCCTCCCAAGGCATCACCGCCTTCATCGTGGAGAGG GGAATGCCAGGTTTCAGGACAGCCCAGAAGCTGGATAAGCTGGGAATGAGAGGGTCTAATACCTGTGAATTGATCTTTGAAGACTGCAAGGTTCCCG CTGAAAATGTCTTGGGGACACTGAGCAAAGGAGTCTATGTTCTGATGAGTGGATTGGACCTGGAGAGGCTCGTGCTGTCTGGAGGCCCCCTGGG GCTCATGCAAGCTGTTCTTGACCATGCAATTCCATACCTGCATGTCAGAGAAGCATTTGGACAGAAAATTGGTCACTTCCAG CTCATGCAGGGCAAGATGGCGGACATGTACACGCGGCTCATGGCCTGCCGGCAGTACGTCTACAACGTGGCCAAAGCCTGTGACCAGGGCCACTTCAACGCCAAG GACTGCGCCGGAGTGATCCTGTACTCAGCAGAGTGTGCGACACAGGTGGCCCTGGATGGGATCCAGTGCCTGG GTGGGAATGGTTACATCAATGACTACCCCATGGGGCGCTTCCTGCGTGACGCCAAACTCTACGAGATCGGGGCGGGCACCAGCGAGGTGCGCAGGCTCGTAATCGGCAGGGCCTTCAACGCCACCTTCAAGTAA